atatcaaattatttatacaattcatataaattatttaaggaaaataaaaagtacaaaacctGTTCACCATGAAACttagtctttaaaatttaaagatataaacatttagaattattttaaatgaaatagatttattaaaaaaacacatgaaaaattaatatcgaTGTGCGAAACAACTAATTACTAACTGCTTTAATTGACTTTTATATTTGTTGGAGATTTCCAAtgtcatgcaatattttaaaatttttttaaaaaaatctattttttcctgtatacagtaaacaaaattatttaacttagcGCAGAAGACATTGACAAAATTACTATTGTGTTGGAATTAACGGgacaaaatgttgaaaaaataaattttgcagtaataaattaggtagttttttttattaattatcttattaaattacaaaaattacatacaTAACACAAAGTCAAAGAAAGAATTTTGACGAAAGCGCAGTTTTTTGTAGCGAATGCACTCACCCAAGCAACAATCACTAagtaaaaaactaaagaatgataaattaaatcgaaattttttattttcatattattaaaaaatttcctgccccaaaatttttcgtttaacTTTGCATTGTACTTCATACAATAgaaagttaaagaatttttaacaaaattttgccaattaaatttgcatctattacattttaattactttatttaatctaattacTGTAAGCTTTACTATCACAATCAGTTACATTATTTCTAATGATATTGGTTAGCGTAACAGAacacttgaatattttttgatccaTTGATTGGATTTTCAAGTGCTGAGCTGTAATGTTGATGGTTCAAGAGTAGACCTAAATTATTCCAATATATAGAATTAAAgcagaatatttatatatatgtaagaaTGCATGTATGCGTGCATGTATGTACCTTATACAAATCCGTAGTTCTAAACCTATCTGCACCAAACTTGTAAATTCGTTCGAAGACATGAGGAATCTGTCTATTTTGAAACTTTCCCAACTAGCGGTTTGCGTGCtagatctaaaaaaattagttttttttaccttttttttaagattttataatatgagttATTTGCTAGCATGCtgctcttataaaaaaatagttttatacacttttttacTTACACTGGGGAACCAATTTTTGTTGCATTGatgcaaatacttgatcttgcctaattcagGTGTTAGGGGATTTCAAATCGGAAATTAATTTCGctccaaaaactaaaaaaattttaaaaagcaatttcagtccatttttatcgaaatatacAAGCTTAAAAACCTTTATATATCAGATGGAAAAGCATAAAAGTTGTAAGAAACTTCTTAGAGAGTTGGGCACATCATCAGGGTTAATATTCAATAAGAAACTCATAACTGGAAACACCAAATTCTTAACATGTtctaattttgaagaataatcaATGGTTAAAAGGCGTTTTTTATGGGATTTTCTTcagattaaattgttttaaaattttatgctgagTTTTTTTATNttgatgataatatattatgtctttgtgctagaacattgtgttcattggcgagcgagcgcagcgagccatggttcacggcgtgaaccacataggattgcgtagcaattctcgggggttggcgagcgttagggagcaggggcggagcctcctagtatttatatatatgtaagaTTGCATGTATGTGTGCATGTATGTACCTTATACAAATCCGTAGTTCTAAACCTATCTGCACCAAACTTGTAAATTCGCTCGAAGACATGAGGAATCTGTCTATTTTGAAACTTTCCCAACCAGTGGTTTGCGTGCtacatctgaaaaaaattagtttttcataaattttattaaagattttataatatgagttATTTGCTAGCATGCTgctcttagaaaaaaatagttttatctcaCGCTTTTATGACTTATACTGGGgaactaattttttgttacatagaTGCAAATACTTGATCTATCCTAAATCAGGTGTGGGGCTATCGAATTTTGCTCCAAATGCtacaaaaatttcagaaaacaattttagtcCATTCTTATCGAAATATACAAGCTTCCCTTATATATCAGAAGGAAAAACATAAAAGTCTGTAACAAACTTCTTGGAGAGTTGGGCACATCATCAGGGTTTACAATGAATTAGAACTCACAACTGGAAATATCATCATACGTGGATAGGGCTACTTCCGCTATTATGATCTGTTGCGAAGCTCTCGAGGAAACACCAAATTCTCAACATGTTccaattttgaagaataatcaATGGTTAAAAGGCGTTTTTTATGGGATTTTCTTcagattaaattgttttaaaattttatgctgagtttttttatagtttatgaaaatttcaaagatacaaaaaaaaaggattattcaaaaaatatgtcaaaataacTCCGAAACAAAtattgtcaaatttaaaaattcacatgCACTTTATTGAGTACAGTGACAGTCTCTAATATTATGTTTCAAAGAATATGATGTTTCAATGTATATGCTGTTTCAATGTAACATACTTCACATATATGTTGCTTCAATTTTGAACTTATCACTATACTTCATAATGGGAACATGGGGGATTCAAATTCGATTATATTTGTTTGGGATCTAAATTGGcacattttttctcaattttgagaaaccctTTCTTACAGtgtgtgaaaaaatatataaaaagtaaaattaacattataggGCTTATCATTATCACCAAACTATTAATCTAGAGTTTACTTTCAGAAACCTACATAACATCGTTCAATTTCAGGGATATGAGTAAAAAGAAGATAGCCGTGATTGGAGCAGGCAACACGGGCATGGTATCCATAGCCATGCTAAAGGAAGAAGGTTTGGAACCAGTGTGTTTTGAGAAGACGAGCAAACCTGGAGGAACCTGGTACTACCGAGAAGAGACAGAAGATGGCGTTCCATCTATTATGCCCACCACAATCATCAACCACAGTAAAGAAATGGGGGCGTTTAGTAATTTTCCCCCCTCAGAGCACTATAATAACTACATGAGACATTTTGAACTGTATCAGTATTTTATGGAGTACTGGAATACAAAAGACTGTCTGCGCCATGTGAAGGTAAACATGGAGACAATAAGTGTCGTACGTGCTGAGGATTACGAAATGAGTGGGCAGTGGGTTGTAACAGTGAGAAGTACTCTTACTGGTGAAATTACAAGTGATATATTTGATGGTGTTATGGTATGCGTTGGGCATATCAACCGCCCTAAAATGCCCACCTACCCTGGACAAGAAAGgtttaaaggtaaaataattcACAGCCACAGTTTGAAAGGTGTAGCTGAGTACCAAGGACAAGTTGTCGCTGTTGTTGGAATGGGATGTTCCGCTTTAGATGCTGCAGTTGAAATCAGCCATGTTGCTAAACAAGtaagtttatattattagttaGCTTCTTCATCTACGTGAACTCACTAGTAGCTCTTCACTATTTACAACGGaatttcagtaattaatttaaacatgaaGAGTAACTATATTGGAAGAGCAACTATAAAGGTATGGCCGGAAATTGAACTTAGATATCGAAATTCGCGAAAGAAATTCCGAATATATATAGATGTTAAAATCTACTAATATACATGAATCAAAAAATGGCAAATTAAACTACAGAGAAAAGTTAcctttataaagtttaaattttattttaataataaaatcacttaTGATTTCATGCGATGTTTAGATTACTGGATGCTTAGAAACTGAGACCTATTTAATGCTTGTCAAATACTTAAATGATTCTAAACTTaacttcaaacatttaaaatcagtgTTCAGTTATATTTAAACAGCTGAATGCAGTCACAACATTTCTTATTCCCCATTCTTAAGACAATAAAACTCTTTCGAAATACATTATATGATTCGGTTTTCAAAGATAagctactttaaaaaatacagacatacaaatataaaaacattatttttaaaatatataagctggatcagtaaataaattctctaataagtaatttttcactaattaacCCACATTATTATTAcagaaaagcaatttaaaatgaataataaattttataatatgtacatgtttttatgttcattaggaggaaaaataaagatattttattttagcaatcgaaaaacaaattaaaattttactttttatgaattacGTACGAATTTATTACTTGCGTAACCATAAAAACACTGTCTTTAAGTTCCTACTAAGCAATTAATCAAATCCATTTAACTATACATGGATATTTAACTCTATTCTGACAGTATTTAACTCTATTCTGTCCTTCGCATGACTTCAATCACTTATTACAGGCAAAACAtattaattagcttttaaatttctttaattcttaaatttatattcaaggCTCTAattcctttttcaataaaaaccgTTAACCTTTTTTCCTCGTTGTCTGAGatccaattattttattttgaaggctaTCTTTTACGTAGTttcttataaatcttttttttttcggcaATGTTTTTCCGAAATAATGCAGATTatcttctttataaatttttaatttaataatttttgataaacatcTTTTCAAGAAAGCAGGTCATCGTAGTTTGAAAGTCTCGCAACCtgtaatatcaaattttaattaaaaaatgttgagaAAGCAGTCCTTACTTGCACATAGAAAATATCATTATTCAGTGGATTTGAGTTTTATGTTGATTTATTACCAGTTACAGAAAGAATATATGTCAACCAGGTTTAAAGAGCACTTTTAAACTAgtattaaattgataataactacataatttaaatgtatttttaacatagtaCTCATTCagcattaattgtaaaaaattagcattaaatttaaaacagtcaAAAATTGCTGAAGGCTTCTATTGTTTAGAAAGCATGTAAATTAGAGGTTTTTATcaatgaaaagttattaaaccatttataaaaagcttagagtataataatgaaattaaaataaaaaagtaaattgtttttgttgtacagtttatttatttgtaccaGACGCAACTTTAAGATATAATTCAACAGCCaactttaagataaaaaaatatagatttatgtTTGGaaccttaataaataaaattaccctTTGACCTtccaaattaaacaaaaatttcatttctttcgaTAATTGATTCCTCTTCCAAACATTTTGGGTACAGAAGTTTGGttcatgatttaaataatataatgaatttagTTTGGCAGATTTTAATTCTgaagaaatttaatgattagccatgaaaaaagaaagatgtaTCCTGAAATTATGCTCTTGGTATCCCCTTTAAAACTCGCAATTTTGCatcgtaaaaacaaaattctgcaCCATAATTTTGCCTACTAAATACGTTAGTTTAAATCATATCGCAGGAGGAAAAGAGTTTACAATGAAACAAAGTATTCTGCTTAAAACTGCGAATAAATTTACGGTACCGGTACTTTGGCTGCATCAcccgtaaaatacatttaaccgtgaaatcaattttttaagtaacattaatttttaacttaggatttgtttttaccttaaaaatccatttttaccttaGAATCCAATTTCACCATCAAATCCATTTTACCTTAagatattatacattattttttacagtattgcgtatttattttaagtgattcaattattttattgtaattattattttaaacattacggagaatcagaattttttattccgtaacatgttccggtgaAAATTGATTCTACGTTAAAATATACCAACATCCTGAGTGGCGGTACTTTTTACGgtaatttgaaactaaattttttacaaagtgcGCAGTCTTAATGTTTCGAGAATcagtcaaaaaaagaaaatttatttagattctaataaattgttgaaacaaattgttaattcaaattgcttcaataaattattcaaatacatattttaaaaagcattatgtTGGTCAGTTTTAAGGTTTAAACTGTCTTTTTCAGGtatatttaagtacaaaaaCTGGAGCATACATAATGACAAGAGTGGGACCGAAAGGCTATCCCATGGACTATGTACTACTGCGTCGTTATATGACATTCTTTTTGGATTACCTTCCAAGAGATGCTTGCAGTAAAtacattgaaatgaaatactTGAATCCGAAGTTCGATCATAAAATGTACAGTGTACAACCTAGCTATCATATGTTCTCCAAGGATCCAGTTATTAATGACCACATTGGGTCTAAACTCTTATCTGGATCTGTGATTCAGAAAACTGATATTGCACATTTTACAGAAGACGGAATACTATTTAAAGGTGATGATCATATTACAAAAATAGATTCTGTGATTATGGCTACTGGCTACACGTGGAAATTTCCACTTTTAGAAGAGGGAATAGTTCTACAAGAAGATGGTGTCATAAATTTGTACAAGTGTATCTTTCCCCCTCAACTAAGACATCCCACATTGGCAATTATGGGTTTTATTCTAGTGTTTGGACCCGGTTTCCCGGTTTCCGAAATGCAAGCTAGATGGGTCAGCCAAGTATTGATGGGCAAGAAGACACTCCCGTCTCAAAAAGTGATGGAAAAAGATGTGAGAAGTAGGTACAAAACTAATTCAAAGAAATATGCTCCAAATGACAAGATGTCTATCAGAGTTGATTACGTACAATACATGGATGAAATAGCATATTTGATAGGTGCGAgaccaaatttttggaaaatgttttttacggACATAAAATTGTATTGGAGATTAGTTTGGGGTCCAGCTCTAGCTTATCAATACAGATTGAAAGGACCACATAAATGGAAAGGTGCTAGACAAGCAATTCTGACAAGTAAACAAAGATTATTATCACCATTACATAGAAATCGAGACAATAGAAATCAAGTTCACGTTAATTTAGCATATTCCTCGTAAAcgaaaatttctagaaaaaaatgtcatctaTAAAACTACATATTAAAAGTACTATTATGAATATTTGAGAGGGCTCTCatagcatttatataaattttaaaagcgtatgaagattaataaataacttgtttctttgcttttatttcacacttattaaaatttaaaaatacagttatgCGTTTACAATGTATTTaatacaaacattatttttcgttaGAAGCAAAGATTCATGTCAAAACTCGGATAAAAGACTTATGAAATGATAACATAAagataaatccttttttttttacttctaattccaactgtgttaacattttttcaattagggcatttacagggcagatttgttggctaCTCTTACAGGGCCAAAATATTAAGTGATCCAAccttgctcccacagtaaggacagatagtacagagaatgaaagaacatccatgccttgcccgggattcaaacccagaatCTTTCCGGTGCAAGcccagttccctaacccctacacaggccggtcggcttaaaaataaatcttcatttataaagataaatctTTTCTATTCATTTAGGGCTTTTTTTGTCAGTTTGTAAAGAGCATATCAAGTAATTTGTTTACCATTTATAGCTATTAACTATACATGGAACTTTCTGCATGAGAAAAGGAAACAGTTCTTCAAGATGATGGTATCACGAATTTTTACAAGTGTATGTTTCCCCCTCAATTAAGAAACCCCACATTACTAATTATGGGTCTAGAGTTTAAAACTATATcagaagcaaaattataaatatttacatgttcttatacaaaagcaatttttattttaatattaaatatttgtgatatCTTGTTTTAGTTCTACTCAAGTATTCTAGGTGATTTAACTGAGAAATAAACAAGTCAtggattttcattttgaattttgaggTATAGTCCATGAATACTCAAGTTACCTAAGAAGGActcttaagtaaaaaaagtaaataactggaaactaaaataaagtgaTTGGACACCCACTGtctaattgattttttagatagtactttattttcaaaaaatattgtgaaataatttatagcaggtttaataaaattacgaaCATGCTTACAACACTAAAACCTGAATTTTATTAACAAGGTCTAATTACAGATTACCATTAATgacgtagaaaaaaaaatcaaaattattttctgttttatttataatatataatttttttaataaataaaaaaatctgcgatcttgtaaatttttataggtTAACATGGaggaagtaaaattcattttctgttCTAAACAGTACCCTAAAATGAGTACTTTATTTATCCGCTTTCATCCTCCATTAAAAATGTGACTTATTTTGTTCGAATTCGAATATAGATTCGAGCTCAACAGCATGGTAATAAACACAAActtcaattttcataaacttcTATTTCCTTTCAGATGTCTTATTTAAGATATCTCCTAATTTGAATGCTTTGAAAGtcacttataataattttcctcaTTAATGATTCTCAATCCAGACAATATTTAAGGTATAATCAAAGAATTCAaaccataatataaaatatgttgcaACTTAAGTCACTTAATCTAACTTAATGGTTCTAAACTattctttattagtttttggattcaaataaagtaacaaatattttatgctcacctcaaaacaacttaaaatattaagaataaacaaACAGAAAATGGATTGGGGTAATTTTCAATTGCAACTGCATAAGCAATTcagtatttcaaatattttttatttgaaaattaagaacatttatACATCGTTTGACAGCGTGCATAATTGGGAACATCTTTAAAGTATGCATTAAAGAGGCTACACTTTTCGCTTTGAAAACAACACGGATTGATCAGCATTTCTACAAATTTGTACACGGTTTCTTCGGCTCTTTTAATGATTGGTGATGACAATAGAATTAGAGTGGAAATTATAATGAGTTCGTTGTGCACCGTGGTGGCTTAGAGGATAGAGCGTATGCCTTCCAATgatgtgaaccgggtttgaatcccagcggaTACAAATTCCCCACCAGACTAatactgaccacagtgctgacatgaaatatcctcagttttGGACGACTCATGGGTAAGACCCCTTTACAGTCGGGCTAACCATTTAAGGTTTCCATGGTTTTCTCCTCTTCATGCGGGTTTGTTCCCTCAAAAAGTTtaccatgaaggcaaatttcttccactacttgatccagtagttcccttgtcttctttaTTGTGTACAAAATTACTAGACTACGGAGTTtgatattagtagtcgtaaactcaaaactgagtcagctgctcaacgacgattataaaataaagtaaaataaaatgagtttgtGACCACCATTGTAGATTACTTTTGAGAATCAGTAaatctacactgtaaaaaattccggattaaattatGATGAAAAGGACGATCACTTTGGGTACGTTATCcgtaaatcaatttttaccgtGAATTACTATAACGTAGGtttacagtattatttatttaattagattcatTCAGTGATTtcactgtaattattactgtaaaaattacgacttatcagattttttgcaCCGTAACATATCccggtgaaaatggattttgcagTAAAAGGCATTTGTACCCAGagtaatggtatttttttaccatattttgatccggaatttttatgtattctaTTAGAGAGTCTCATGCTGCAAAATCTCTAAACTTTACATTGAtgtttaagaaaagtttatatttcaaaCCACTTTAATCAAATCTCTTAGACCTATGATAAACtagttgttttatttactattttaaatttcgttaaaattattacatagtaACACATTTGCTTTTTGCTATCCAAAAATTTACTTCGAAATTCAGTACTTTATTCCGAACTATCTAAGTGGTATTCCTCCTTCAAGCTATTTTCTCGCTAAGAATAAAGAAGTAGAAGACAGAAGTAGAGAAAGTAGGAGACAAAACTTACAGTAACCTTTCAGAATCTTCTTAGTCCATTAACTGCTCATTATGGTTAGTGATACTATCGAGATAATTACATTGCTAAGCACCTTTACAAGTAGCCGCTATTCGTTCTTTCACTCTTTCAAGTACTTGTGCTACATTGTCTGCAGTTACTAAACTTTCGTAAAGCATTAAAGATATTAATGGAATCAAATCTTTTAACCTAACGccgggttaaaaaaaattggcgatCTCTCTTAACAATTGATTCTTATCTTGAGTGTTTTATTCTATTGTTGGAGTGATccataattagttatttatatgaAGCTATTTTCGAGGAGATTCGtttcttattgaaatatttcagcaatttttttatattttttaactaaacattctcaatttaaaaactaaactgtcTTTTGCTTAGCCATAAatatgataaagaaaatttcaaatcaactaccaaaaaaaaaattaaaaaaaactaagaattcttaaaattctggattcacaattttgaaataagctttttaataaattaattacattaaataaaagaaaggttttaatgtgttagtataaaaataattttacagtggcTATGAGGTgaattttgcaagatattaattattgatttattatttcctgcacatcaaattttaaaacaaattggttctaggtttaaaatttaagcgGCGTTGTATAAATTGTCCATGAACGTTTCTGTATTACATTTGTTCAAATCATTGAATATGAATTACCTTAAAACAAtagtaaaatatggtaaatgtaACAATCaagaataattacaattttaaaaaatattacttttgttaGGTTCATCAACATCAAAAGAACTTTTGCGTTGTAAAATTTGGACCAGTCTGTGTTCTTTCTTGGAATGGTTCAATGGACGCGCAACATGTTCCTATCTAgcacatatatatttaatgcagACTATGCCACtcacaataagtaaaattgatttgctttagaaaattataacttttattgaaatattctaataatatataattcgaTATTATGTTCATAtgattatcttaatttattttagtttacatATGTGACatgaaaaataagctttaattgaaaaagtatcCAAATTCAATCtactaaaaacttaaaagaaataaactccGTGTAGTGTTATCTAAAGTATGTATCTAAGGTCTAAGGTGTGTATCTAAGCGTTATGTAAGATCTAACATGCAATTGTTGAAGGTACATTGCCATGTTACACCTTCgaccactttttttatttattttgttttctgaagtGCACGTTGAAATTCGTTTGgagaaatgattttattgaCATATAAAATGTATctggtacaaaaaaatttctcagctacctgaattatcttttttctacagaaaaagtaaaaacgtTCAAATTGCTCATGGTACAACACTCTCTATTGTTAAACTTGTAATTTAGCATGAAAATCAATAGACTGTTATTATTAACTAAACTTTCATTCCTCAAAATTGCTCCCTAAAGacatttcaaatgaaaacaatgattaaaaaaatgtctcacaacaaaatattgcttttagcCTATACACATTTATgtacaattcatttttttacttgcttttaaCTCTATCATTTTACTTAATCTGACCAACacgttttgaatttaataattttttaccaaagCATTAtcgggatttttaaaattttattttgaacatggCGTTTCTGTAGAATAAAATACTACAACGAATTATTATAATCTTTCCGTGAATAAACATTTGGTAgttgataattattttccaGTTGATAATTATGATCATCTGattgacaattaaaaataatatacatcaatatttttgcCTTTGTTATCAATTATTCATCTAAACATCTTTAAAGCTGCAAAAATGTATTCCCTTTCAACATAACTcagaagaattgaaaaaaaaactatatat
This window of the Parasteatoda tepidariorum isolate YZ-2023 chromosome 4, CAS_Ptep_4.0, whole genome shotgun sequence genome carries:
- the LOC107450535 gene encoding flavin-containing monooxygenase 5-like encodes the protein MKSKWHNEYEVNCALKNIKAGSIETHRDMSKKKIAVIGAGNTGMVSIAMLKEEGLEPVCFEKTSKPGGTWYYREETEDGVPSIMPTTIINHSKEMGAFSNFPPSEHYNNYMRHFELYQYFMEYWNTKDCLRHVKVNMETISVVRAEDYEMSGQWVVTVRSTLTGEITSDIFDGVMVCVGHINRPKMPTYPGQERFKGKIIHSHSLKGVAEYQGQVVAVVGMGCSALDAAVEISHVAKQVYLSTKTGAYIMTRVGPKGYPMDYVLLRRYMTFFLDYLPRDACSKYIEMKYLNPKFDHKMYSVQPSYHMFSKDPVINDHIGSKLLSGSVIQKTDIAHFTEDGILFKGDDHITKIDSVIMATGYTWKFPLLEEGIVLQEDGVINLYKCIFPPQLRHPTLAIMGFILVFGPGFPVSEMQARWVSQVLMGKKTLPSQKVMEKDVRSRYKTNSKKYAPNDKMSIRVDYVQYMDEIAYLIGARPNFWKMFFTDIKLYWRLVWGPALAYQYRLKGPHKWKGARQAILTSKQRLLSPLHRNRDNRNQVHVNLAYSS